attttattagaTTTTGACTGACTACAATATCATCATCATAGTTCATTTCTGAGCCATATTACACAAACATAACTTTGAACTACTAAAGGATAACATACGATCAAATATGACACGTTTAAACGGGCGAATTAATTTAAGGAAAAAGTATGGGGCATCATGGACATTGGGCTACTATTAAAGCTACTCAGCTACTATCTCATTTCAGCAGTGCGCGTGCTCAACACTGGgctttgttttttaaattgagTGTGGCCGGTAGCTAGCGGTACTGCTACTCGCATGGGTTCTATTTACTGTAGCCGGTTATGTCGGTGAGGTGTATTTCCATGAGACAGTGGAGAAGTTGATACTTTATTtcggactgagtgagagagagggaccaaGCAGACGCAATGGCGGGGGTATTCGACATTGATTTGGATCAGGCGGACGAAAATGTGTCTGATGATGAACTCGGGGATGGGGTAAGTAGCCAGCTACTGTACAATAATTAGCTAGCCACCCAGCAAAACattactagctagctagtttccTTTAGCTTCCGACCTTGGCATGAACCAGTTAGCTACTATCGTTAGCTACTAGTGAAGAAGGGAGGCGCAAACTAACTCGTCTGCAGTAAAGAATCTGATGTTAGTCAGAAGCATAAGACTGTCTTTGTCAATAACTTAAACATATCAGCTGGTTAGCTAGTCGTGCGTGGCAAGTCCACAATAACCCACGCTTACATCCGCTAATATATAACTAGTTAACTTAGCGATTAACGTTAGTAAGTAAGTAAGAAAGAAGGTAGCTAGGTAATTAATATTATAGTAACTAACTATTATTAGGTAGCTGAACCAAGGGCGGACTTAACGTTGGTGGCAAGCTAAACTAACCAGCTCTATAGGCCTAGCCATCTGTATTTTCAATAAACGATCCATTCTTAGTTGGATTGTCAAAACATAGCTAACGTTAACGGATATAACGTTACGCATTGACAGATTACTATAGCTATGAAACCACTTGACCTCTGATGATCAGATTTCGGCATCGTTGGATGTGGACAAGTGAAAATAGTTGTTCTAGCTACTCTTTCGTACATCTTTAATTTTAGAATCGTTTGCTTTTTTTCAGCAGTCtcacaagactgtgtgtgtgatgcagtcaAAAAAGTCCCGTCTGAATAATCACTGGAACAGGTATATTTTTGAAGTTGTTTACTGATGGAGAAAGATCAATCCTGTTGTTAAAttgttctctctttttttcttcttttttttgccAGACCCTAATGAGCGAATGCACGGAGCAATGCAGCGGTTTCGAATTGTGGGTATTTACAACAGGTTCATCCTGTATATTTTAGCACTAGCTAATGTGGCACACTCACCACAACATCTTTGACAACAGGGTGCTTCTTTGACATGCAATTCTATGTGTTTTATTGTTTGGGCACAGGTGTCAATCTAATTGCCCTAAAGGGATTAATAATCGGTGtaatacattttttgttaactaCAGAAAGACCTTTGACCACTTTTATGTTGCATGCTTGATGAACAGATAAAGGACCATGAGTGATTTTAGTCGAAATATTGCTTGTGCAGGCAggactgttttcccctactgcaGATTCCATCTTTAATCTAACCTTCTGGTTTTGTCATTTGGGCAGATTCAACTGGCTGAAATTCATTTTATGTCAAATTATGTTTCAATGGTTctctttttaaatgtattttaaagtAACATGGACGACTGTGAAAAGTTTGAAATCTCTGAAGACAGCGTCAACAAAGGAACGGAGCAGATTGGTCCGGAATGCTTTGAGTTACTCCGGGTTTTAGGAAAAGGAGGCTATGGAAAGGTGAGCTATCCCACTTCACCCTATGACTTGTTCAAGTATTCATTCACGTCTTCTCCTTAGAATAGAGAGCATAAATTCATGGTTTGACTTTCTCCCTATCACATTCAGGTTTTTCAAGTTCGTAAGGTGTCGGGTGCCACTTCGGGAAAGATTTTCGCCATGAAGGTCTTGAAGAAGGTGGGCTGTTTGGATTCTCATGCCGTTGAGATACTTATCTTCTGTTCTCTCGTTTGCCCCTAAGGAACTGCACACTTAAGGTCTGTGTTATTTATTCTTTTAAGATTTATTCTCTTAAGGATTTCCATTGACATGACGATGAGCCCAGATTGGACACTGACCCAAGTTGTTACAGTAGTGTACTGAATACACAGGTGAATTAATTTAGCCATGCAGTCAGAAAAGAGGCCGCCTAACCTAACCCAtaacaaaaaaaaactaaaatgacTTCCCATTAAACCTCAGGTCTGTTTGTTCTCCACAGTTTCTTTCCATCTGCTCTGCATCCTTTCTGAAATTGATGACTGCCCGTCTGGTTTGCATCTTGGCCCCAGAATCCACCAATTTTTCCCAGAAGCCTTAGAGGTTTCGGTAATAATGGTTCTGTTTATAGTTTTTTTATAAGCCAGTATTTACTGTTCCTACCATGCAGGAGCTAAGAGCTCTTAACCAGCCAACCAGCAGCTATCATCACTGCCAAATAAAACACCAGggtcccctctttccctcacatCTTGGAAGCTCATATGGCTTTTACATACaggatttaccccagtgtttgAACGAAAAGGCTCAGACTTTTCTGTTTCCATGGGCCATGGCTCTGGCGGATCTGCTCTCACTTGTGGTCAAAGTAAAGCCCCTGGTACTTTTCAGCTTGCATTTACATAACAATTGGCTAACTGAACTTTAACACCTTCTCACAAAGCAACTGTTTTGATTATGCATAGTTTGTTGATTCTGCTTTTCACAAGTCCTCAGTGTCAGCCCTAGCTATGgaaacacaatttccctagtgTAACATAAGGGTGTATATATGCTAGTGTAACACTGTTGAAAAGCAGCAGACTTGCCCCAGCACTGGTGTTTAGCATGGTGCACTGTGTGCATGTTTTAAGTGGCTCTGTAGCATGGAAGGCAGCAGAGCCTCACGCTCATGACCGACTGCTCTGCTCTCATACTGTGGCTTCTGGCTCTGCCACTGGGCTCAGGCTTTATCCAACTGAAACAGATCTAGTATTGTTCGCGACAGCTGAAATAGTTTGAATGTTTTGGATTTCTTTGAGCAAAAGATTTGCACGTGTTCTGGACCTGAGGGCAACAATAACGGCATTAATGACATGGCTCAGAGCAGAGACGTTCCTTTACTTTCTTTCACTGGGCTGGGGAAAAGGGGAGCGCAGAGAAATAATCATCAAAACCAGATGGCAAATTAACATTTCCTTTAGGTTTTTGTTATGTTTTCAGACCGTCGCAAACCTGTTGTCCGTTACCTACCATAGTGTGTCCTGCTTGACAAAGAATGTACTCTATTTTTCTATAATTTTTCATTTGGAGTGAATAACTTGTTACCATACTCTAACCAGGTTATTTCCCCTTTATTATCTGCTGTAAATGTAAAGTGATACCATTGTTATAATGCTGACAGTGCTTGACAATCCACGCTTTGTTTGATGCCTCAGGCGATGATAGTGCGTAATGCTAAGGACACGGCACACACCAAGGCAGAGAGGAACATCCTGGAGGAGGTGAAGCACCCATTCATAGTGGATCTCATCTATGCCTTCCAGACAGGGGGCAAGCTGTACCTCATCCTGGAGTACCTTTCTGGTGAGCGGCTGGGGCACGgtgtgtgcacgcacacacacacacacacacctttttatttatttatatgtctatacacacacacgcccacacacacgcatgcatacatacaccCTTGCAACTACGCCTTCCAGACAGGTGGCAAGTTGTACTCTACCTCATTCTGGAGTACCACTCGGGTGAGTGGCTGGGGCACTGTGTGGGTGCACACACatcatacagacacacaaaccacacaacaCAGCGTAACATACACACTATGGCCTAAGTTAAaataaagctgcaatatgtaactttttgggtgacctgaccaaattcacatagaaatgtcagtTATAGAGCTGTCATTTGCATCGAAAGCAAATCTAAGAActgtagatatgttctatgtgcactatatCTATACCTCctgttcttaagtttagttttttgTCTTTTCCTTTCAGTTTtgcacaccagcttcaaacagctgaaaatggtTAGaacggtttagatggtacaatgaatTTCTACAATATACTTGCTTGTTTTTCACATTAACTGAAATTAAGCGAACTactagaattttagcaaccatgagcaatttctgcatagtgcatattTAAATGCTGTATTTGATTTGCAGGTGGGGAGCTGTTTATGCaattggagagagaggggatcctTGTGGAAGACAAAGCATGGTAAGTGATCTGTCATGCTGGAGATATCTATCTGTCTGAAATGTGTAGAATAGATATGAGTGTCTGGAACCTGTAGTCCTCACTCAAATGTTGTGTCAACAGATGTGAGATTTGATTACATAGCATAAGGTCAGTAGGGGTGTGTTTTGGATCTATTTTTAGAAGCAGACAAATGTTAGGATGTTGGAAGCACAACActtaggtttagaatgtagagGGCAATGAAAGGTGAATCTGAAAGGATACATTTTTCCAAAATGCTATTGATGCTTTACGGATAGATTTCTTTCGTCATACTTCCTGTAACTGTATAGATGTCTGTTTTCTGTTATGCAGCTTCTATCTGGCAGAGATTTCAATGGCTCTGGGACACCTGCATCAGAAAGGCATCATCTACAGAGACCTGAAGCCAGAAAACATCATGCTAAACAACAACGGTCACATCAAGCTCACAGACTTTGGACTGTGTAAAGAATCAATCCACGACGGCACGGTTACTCACACTTTCTGTGGCACCATAGAATACATGTAAGTCACGGTCCTAATCATTAAAACAATTAAAAGTTAATATCAGCCTCCTAGTCTGTTGTAAACTTCTTTATCCACTACTGTACATACTCTTGGTAGGAGAAATTGGTGAGTTTGGTTGCACattgtattagaggtcgaccgattaatcggaatggccgatttaattggggccgatttccaagttttcataacaatcggtaatctgcatttttggacactgatGGCCAATTTACATTGCACTcaacgaggagactgcgtggcaggctgactacctgttatgcgagtgcagcaaggagccaaggtaaggtgctagctagcattaaacttatcttataaaaaaacaatcaatcttaacataatcactagttaactacacatggttgatgttattactagtttatctagcttgtcctgtgttgcatataattgatgcggtgcctgttaatttatcattgaatcacagcctacatcgccaaatgggtgatttaacaagcacatttgtgaaaaaagcactgtcgttgcaccaatgtgtacctaaccataaacatcaacgcctttcttaaaatcaatacacaagtatatatttttaaacctgtatatttagttaaaagaaattcatgttagcaggcaatattaaactagggaaattgtgtcacttctcttgcgttcattgcacgcagtcagggtatattcaacagtttgggccgcttggcttgttgcaaactaatttgtcagaattttacataattatgacataccattgaaggttgtgcaatgtaacatcaatatttagacttatggatgccacccgttagataaaacacggaacggttctgtatttcactgaaaaaataaacgttttgttttcgaaatgatagtttccgtatttgaccatattaataacctaaggcttgtatttctgtgtgttattataattaagtctatgatttgatagagcagtctgacagagcgatggtaggcagcagcaggctcgtaagcattcattcaaacagcactttcctgcgtttgccagcagctcttcgcaatgcttcaagtgttgcgctgtttatgacttcaagcctatcaactcccgagattaggctggcaatactaaagtacacaatagtcaaaggtatatgaaatacaaatggtatagagagaaatggtcctataataactacatcctaaaacttcttacctgggaatattggagaaggaaccaccagctttcatatgttctgagcaaggaacttaaacgttagctttttacatggcacatattgcacttttacttcttcAACACTtcgtttttgcattatttaaaccaaattgaacatgtttcattattcatttgagactaaattgattttattgatatattatattaagttaaaataagtgttcattgttcattcagtattgttgtaattgtcattattataaataGAAATCGGCCAATTTTAATCGGTATCGGATtttttttggggtcctccaataatcgaaaAATcacaatcggtcgacctctacattGTATAGGGTTTGGTTGCACAATGGATAGGCCTACCcattcctctcccctctgtcactcCAGGGCCCCAGAGATCCTGATGAGGAGTGGACACAACCGGGCTGTAGACTGGTGGAGCCTGGGAGCTCTCATGTATGACATGCTGACAGGAGCAGTGAGTACAACTCCTTCAAGAAATAGACATAATATAGCCTGCATACAAGACTACATCATCTTTTTACATTTGATATTTAACCTCGGGGACAATATAGCTACTGTTGTGGAACATACTTTTTTTGTTACTCAACAGCCACCATTCACTGGTGAAAACAGGAAGAAGACCATTGACAAAATCTTAAAGTGTAAATTGAACTTGCCACCTTACCTCACACAAGAAGCCAGGGACCTTCTCAAAAAGGTAAGCGTTTCACTGTGTTAGATGTTAAACTCTTCCAGTTTTAATAAATTCATTTTTGTCTGGCATTTCAGGTACACTCCATCTTCTGATTGTCAAATGTAACACAAGTCGGGTCAAATGAAAACAAAGGAGCAGACTAACATAACTCTCTGTTCCAGCTGCTAAAACGCAACGCCTCGTTACGGCTGGGGGCGGGCCCAGGAGACGCCTCAGAAATTCAGGTGATACAGTCAACATGGCACCTGTTGCAGGATTATTACAATGTTGGTGAAGAGGGACACCCTCTAATGTAGCTTTTTTCTCGTCTCCAGTCCCACCCATTCTTCAGGCATATTAAATGGGACGAACTTCTCGCTCGCAAAGTGGAGCCTCCATTCAAGCCTGTTCTGGTGAGCCATCATTCCTTATTCATAGAATTTTCATTGTGAAGAAGAACACCTGTGCTTCCCAAGTCCTCCATGACCCACAGAGACTGGAGGTCAACAGGTTTTCTCCTTTCCTTCCAATGTAGCAATCAGCTGATGACGTGAGCCAGTTTGACTCCAAGTTCACCAGCCAGACTCCTGTTGACAGCCCTGACGACTCCACGCTCAGTGAAAGTGCCAATCAAGTATTCCTGGTAGGCTGCTTACTGTGCTCAGTCCATTTGGTTTCGGGTTTGTGGGCATGTGTGTTTTACTGTGTGCATGGCTGCACGCACACGTCTAGGCATAAGCtagtgtgtttaaaaaaaaaaaaaattacaaaaaaagATTGTTCTTACGAGAAATGGGTAAtgcatctgttttttattttttactgaaACCGTTGACTGTCTGGCCACATTGCATGATGTAGTTTAATGAGTGTTATTGCTCATCTCCTCTGTTCTGTGTTGTAATGGACCTTGATGAGCCTAAAAATAATCTTCCCTGTGACCTCCTTCCCACAGGGCTTTACGTATGTAGCCCCTTCTGTGCTTGAAAACGTCAAGGAGAAATTTCCCTTTGAGCAAAAAGTCCGCTCACCAAGAAGGTTTCTGGGAAGCCCAAGAACACCAGTGAGGTAAGTGCTTTTTGTTTTGTCTCATGTTCCTTTAGGTTTGTGTAGAACTTACATTTTTACATGAAGTTGTCCTGCCCTGCAGTTGTTGAATCCAGTATCATTCTGGTACTCACTTCTACTGGGATTTATCCTCACTGTTAAAATATCACTATTCTAATGGTCTACTTTGCCCCTGTCGGTACTCAAATGTCCTGTTCCCTCAGCCCAGTGAAGTTTGCTGGGGGGGACTGCTGGCCCCGGGCCCCCACCCAAGCTAGAGTCTCATCCCTGCTGTCCCCTGGGGGCTCTGGGTCTGGAGACCAGCCCATGGAGGTTGGTGTGGAGCAGATGGATGTGAGCTCTAAAGCTACTGAGGTGTCTGCCCCCCTGCCCATCAAAAAGCCCTCTGGCAACACCACCACAGGCGGCCCCTTCAAGAAGCAGGCCTACCCCCTGATGTCCAAACGTCCCGAGCACCTCCGGATGAATCTATGACGCTCAGCTCCATCTAGAACTCCTCTTTTCTAATTCCTCCTCCCCCTTTTTTTTCTTTTAAAAGCCTTAAAGAAATGACTGACGGAGCGCCGACCATCGGCACCAATCACCAGCTCCTCCAGATGCACCTTccatctctgcctccctctcctatCTTTCCCTTTTTGAGCCGCTTGGGAGCCACATGGGGCTTTCTACCCTAGCAGATATAAACAAACTATAGCAGTCTCCTGTTAGGGAGACGAGGGAGAGAACTCCCTCCCACCAATTAGAACTTTAGTCAGGCAACGAAAGGTCTTGACTACTTCCTAATGCCCAGTAGGGTGTAGCTGCAGGAAGAGACGAGACCAGTGCTGCTGCCTGATTCTTATGTGCTCCACTGGGATAGCTTCTCATGATATACTGGTGCTTTGTACTTTGGGTGAGTGGGGACAGACCGTGTTACTCATGCAGCAATGATTTTCCTCACCAGGAGTGAGACGTTATTGATTTCTGAAGCCGTGTAATAGACCTTAAGGCTGAAAGGGTGGAGAGGATTTCCCCCTTAAATGCCTCTGCTTCCTTTTTACAGGATACGGTATAGATGGAGAAAATTACAATGAACACAGAACACAATATTCTCTACAGTTCTCATGCTATAGTATATTAGGCTACATTGTTCCATTAAAAAAAAGATGGAATCCACAAAGCCTTTTTTTCTGCTTTGTCACATCCTGTCAGGATAAATCCTGTGTTCAGTAGGTAGAACCAGTATTGAAACTGAATTAAACAGGAAGGTGCAATCTGAACTCGTCCAATGAGAACAGATTTCCATGAGCCTTACTGAACATGACCCTAGTGTGGTGTCATTGATGGAGGAGGTGCAGCTAGAAGCAGACAGAAAAACACGGTGTATGCTATTTCAGCTGAATGCAACACCTCCTGCACCATCTGTCTTCTGACTGGATCTCTCGGTAGAGAcaacctttctgtctgtctctgcatgtTGTACATCGGATGTAAACTGACTCAAAATGCCTTTTCGAGTGTCACTTACTCAGATGACCCACATGAGTTCACGGTTAAGATGATGCAGGTTTATTATAATATTATGGACCTATTATTTTTGGGAATCCAGGAAATGTGTTATTGTCAGATATAAACCGAATTGAATTGAAAGAAGGAAAGCACAAAGGCCAAATTCTCATCACTGCCTTTTGTGTTTAGCTTATCGCCAGGTTACGTTTGTCTAATGCACCTGCCTAGGTGCTTCACGGATTCTTCCCTCAGTCTTTTGAACCCTTGGTGATATCAGTAGGGCTGTACTGCTATGCTGGTTCCATTTGAACTAGTGATTGTTTGAAATGTGTGGTGACTTGAAGGTGTTGTATGTATGTGGTCTTTAACTGCGCCTCTGGAGAAAAGCCATTTGATCCTCTTCCCCAAACATGAAACTTAGTCAAATGAATAATAATCCCAACTATAAGGTTCCATCTAGCTGAAGGCAGTGTTCACACGACCAGGAGAATGGTCATACTTAACCAAATGTATCTGTTATttgaaaaatgtaaatgttaacattttactttttttaaatgtacatttaaaaacTCACTCAATAAGCAAACAGTTGTACTATTCTGTTCAGTTTTGAACCAGGCAGTTTATTTGGGTTGTTCTCTAGAAgtgctcctgagtggtgcagtggtctaagacaccatctcagtgcttgaggcgtcactacagacaccctggttcgaatccaggctgtatcacaaccggccatgattaggagtcccacagggcggcccacaattggctcagcatcatccgggtttggctggtgtaggccgtcattgtaaataacaatttgttcttacctgacttgcctagttaaaggttaaaaaaaataaaaaaatgttgggACCTACTCCATGACTGAGTGGCGTGTCCCCCTCTACAAACCTACATCCTGTTCAAAACAATTGGATGGGTCAAAAAAAAAATCTGGGTGAATGTGTATCCTGACAGAGGATTTCCTATTCCAAGACTGCTGAGGTTTATTAAAATAGACATTATTATCATCACCTCCCCCCTCATGTGTGCTTGTCAATGAAGGAATGGGCCAAGTGCTTTATCTTCAGGTTCCATTGGAGAGGATGTCTGGTCTGCTTCAGAGCAACTTCCATATTGACCATGGCTTAGCTTTGAATACATTTTTAACGATCAACAACTTCTATGGTGAATTTTTTTCCCCCTTACTGCATCAGTTCCACTATGCAAAACATGTATTTATAGCATAATAGTCAATTGTATTTTTCGCACGCATGGATAACTTTTATTTTGATCCTTTTATTTATTTGTAGATCTGTGCATATGGTTATCATATGAATATCTCTCTTGAGAAACCTCAAATGCAGCAGTTAATTCTTTATTCCAAACTACAATGTCCTAAATGTTTTAGTATATTTATTGTACTACAATAGTATTATATTGTGCTATGGACATGTTCAGAAAGTAACTTTTTGATAACTTTTACCTGGTTCTTTTAATTCTGAACTTTAAGATGCCTGTCGAGTGTTGGaaatatgggtgtgtgtgtgtgtgtgtgtgtgtgtgtgtgtgtgtgagagagagagagattttaaaATAATTGAAACTCTGTATATATTTGCAGATGTGTATGGAATTCTAGTGAGACAGGAAGATAATTGGACCATGTGTTTGTTTCTTTCTAGTAGTGTAGTCTCTGAATGATGCTCCTCTAACCTGTTAAATACTAAAATGATCATAATGATCTGAGTGGGATTCATCTCAAGTGGTTTGTAGCTTGAGGGCCTTTGAAAAGTATACAAATGGGAACATACTTTGACGAATCAACTCATTAGAAGACTGCTGCAAACATTTAATCTGAGTCAATATTTCATCCCTGTATTTATTCCATGACCTGGGATGTTGATTTGTAATATCATGTAAGTGGATGGATGAGAACAAAATAAAAGGTGTTGCTGATTTGAAGCCTGTGAGAGTGATTATAGTGCAACCTGGAATGATTATGCAAAGTTACTGGTCAACTCTCATAAAGGTTGCCAGGAATGTCCAGAAGACAATGACTTGAGGTAAcagtaaccacgtttccatccagttTTTATGCAGGTAAAAGAAAGTTACGCCACATAAAAAAAACAGGACAGCTGTGAATCAAACAAGTAGTTTGTTACAGTTGGACAAAATTCCACAAAAAACGAAAATTCTAAATATTTTTGTCTGTAAAATGAATTATGCGCAACTGATATAGTAACCATATCGAAGTTAACTGCGAGTCGGGATGATACGGTGTATGGTCCTCCAACTATGactcgggaaaccatgcagtgtattaggctacagattaagaAAAAAAAAGATTAATTTCACAGGATGGTGAAAGTGAACGGCGATCTTGATGATCtgttccaataaatatcgagggtagtattctggtgacatgatcgaTTCTTTAATGTGTTTTTCCTGCTGTGGTGGCTggctaaaatataaaatatatttgtactcctttttcatgttatccaattggtagttagtcttgtctcatcgctgcaactcccgtacggactccggagaggtgaaggtcgagagccttgcgtcatccgaaacacaacccaaccaagctgcactgcttcttgacacaatgcccacttaacccggatgCCAGCCGCACCGATGTGTCAGGAAACACCGTGCTACCGTGcaatgcgcccggcccgccacaggtgcCGCTAGTGCGCCATGGGAcatgccagccaaaccctccactaacccggacgacgctgggccaattgtacgccgccccaTGGATCTCCtggttgcggccggctgcgacagaggctgaacccagaatctctaatggcacagccttagaccactgcgccactcgggaggcggCTAAAATAATATTTGATTGTTTACTTTGTACTGACTAGGGGCTCAATTCAATCTGTAtttctgaagcgttacagattgcTCGCTAGAAATGTAAACGGTTAATTTCCGATTTAGCGGATATGCAGCATTTACAATCTCCATTAATGCGCTGCAGAGGTCTGTATCGGTCCAGTGAAAATATTTGGTGCTGCAGCCCCCTCAGCACCGCTACTCCCCACGGCTATGGCTTAGACATTTATCTTGTCAGTATGTCCATAACCTTTGATAGAGCCCTTGGTTGCCCTGACCCAAGTTACTGGGCGCATTCGACATTGTAGCCAACTTTAGAGGTGAGTTGAGACTGACTGCAAATCACTGACTACGAATCATCTTGCATCCTAAATAACTAGTCAATATTATATGTAGAACAGTCTGTCACAATTTACCAATCATACATCACAGTTGATGCTCTCAAACAGCCATTGACTGCAGTGCCTCTGAGAGCTTAGAAAACATGGTTGTGTTTGAGAACATCCAAACTTAGCTGACACTCACTGGTCTCCTTCACCTGTATAGATATGGACTCGCCCAACTAtatgcctccagtccacttataTGACAGTCCAAATGGGACAATAGTTAATACTAAGAACAGCCAATGGATGGTAGGAAGAGGAGAGATTTATGCTTTTCTGTGTGTCCCTAAGACCTCTGCACTCTTCATTCTAAAGACAAATAGGATTGTAAATAACTGAAAAACAAAGTTGGTTCATAACAAGCTTAAACAGGTTAATGTATTGTATCATTAGTGTAAATGCTCAGGGCCAATTATTAGTAGGCTATAATAagcattttatatttttatttaatttgttgATGCAAAGACTTTATGGATGAAAAACATGAAATGGTTTCACTACATAATGAAATATGGTAGTAAAATAGATACATCCTTTTAAAAACCAGAGTGGAAGAATGCAACTGCATCATCACTTTAGAAAAATAATTTATGGATCAAACCAATCCCacaacaatcagttgtgttgcatATTTGTCATCTGGAAAACAAATCTTAAAAAGCAGAGATATCAGACTTAATCTGAAAATAAGAAGCCCCCCAAATGAATAACTTTTAAATATCATCAACCTTTGTGTTTGTAATTGCTTCCCAACGAGGAGAGTACATTTAGttatactactataatataaaTATCCCTCACCCCACCCCTATTTACCAGTAGAAGGAACCTCCAGGTATTACCTGACTAGCCTGgtgccagatctgtttgtgttgtcttgccGC
The sequence above is a segment of the Oncorhynchus gorbuscha isolate QuinsamMale2020 ecotype Even-year linkage group LG16, OgorEven_v1.0, whole genome shotgun sequence genome. Coding sequences within it:
- the LOC123999526 gene encoding ribosomal protein S6 kinase beta-1-like isoform X2 encodes the protein MSECTEQCSGFEFNMDDCEKFEISEDSVNKGTEQIGPECFELLRVLGKGGYGKVFQVRKVSGATSGKIFAMKVLKKAMIVRNAKDTAHTKAERNILEEVKHPFIVDLIYAFQTGGKLYLILEYLSGGELFMQLEREGILVEDKACFYLAEISMALGHLHQKGIIYRDLKPENIMLNNNGHIKLTDFGLCKESIHDGTVTHTFCGTIEYMAPEILMRSGHNRAVDWWSLGALMYDMLTGAPPFTGENRKKTIDKILKCKLNLPPYLTQEARDLLKKLLKRNASLRLGAGPGDASEIQSHPFFRHIKWDELLARKVEPPFKPVLQSADDVSQFDSKFTSQTPVDSPDDSTLSESANQVFLGFTYVAPSVLENVKEKFPFEQKVRSPRRFLGSPRTPVSPVKFAGGDCWPRAPTQARVSSLLSPGGSGSGDQPMEVGVEQMDVSSKATEVSAPLPIKKPSGNTTTGGPFKKQAYPLMSKRPEHLRMNL
- the LOC123999526 gene encoding ribosomal protein S6 kinase beta-1-like isoform X1, translating into MAGVFDIDLDQADENVSDDELGDGTLMSECTEQCSGFEFNMDDCEKFEISEDSVNKGTEQIGPECFELLRVLGKGGYGKVFQVRKVSGATSGKIFAMKVLKKAMIVRNAKDTAHTKAERNILEEVKHPFIVDLIYAFQTGGKLYLILEYLSGGELFMQLEREGILVEDKACFYLAEISMALGHLHQKGIIYRDLKPENIMLNNNGHIKLTDFGLCKESIHDGTVTHTFCGTIEYMAPEILMRSGHNRAVDWWSLGALMYDMLTGAPPFTGENRKKTIDKILKCKLNLPPYLTQEARDLLKKLLKRNASLRLGAGPGDASEIQSHPFFRHIKWDELLARKVEPPFKPVLQSADDVSQFDSKFTSQTPVDSPDDSTLSESANQVFLGFTYVAPSVLENVKEKFPFEQKVRSPRRFLGSPRTPVSPVKFAGGDCWPRAPTQARVSSLLSPGGSGSGDQPMEVGVEQMDVSSKATEVSAPLPIKKPSGNTTTGGPFKKQAYPLMSKRPEHLRMNL